A window of Streptomyces sp. NBC_00878 genomic DNA:
CCCGCACCCGTGGCGGCACGCTGGCCGCGTTCTCCAACGTGTGCCGCCACCGCGGGGCCCGGCTGGTGGACGCCGGCTGCGGGGTCGCCCGGCGCTTCGTGTGCCCCTACCACCAGTGGACGTACCGCCTCGACGGGAGCCTCCAGGGCGCGCCGCGGATGCCGGACGGCTTCAATCCCGCCGCGCATCCGCTGCCCACCGCGCAGGTCGAGGTCTGGCACGGGCTGGTGTTCGTGAACCTGGGCGACTCCCCGGCCCAGAGCCTGGCCGACCTCCTCGGCACCGGCGCCGACCTGATGCGCACCTTCGACATCGCCGGCACCCGGATCGCGCACACGATCACCTACGAGGTCGCGGCGAACTGGAAGATCGTGTGGGAGAACGCCCAGGAGTGCTACCACTGCAACGCCAACCACCCCGAGCTGCTCAAGACCTTCGACGTCGGCGGGCTGAACCAGGACGACTACCGGGAGGCCGAGCTGGTGGCCAGCGCCGACCGGCGCGTGCAGCACGGACGGTTCCCGATGCGCTCCGGCGCGCTGTCGCTCACCCTCGACGGCGGGTACGCGTCCCGCAAACCCCTGGGCGACTTCGCCGACGGCCACGCTCCGTACACCGCGGCGATCCACCTCAAGCCGTCCTTCGCGCTCGTCGCCTGCCCGGACTACGCCGTGGTGCTCGCCGAGCGGCCCCTCGCGATCGACCGCACGGAGATCCGGATGAGCTGGCTCGTACGGGCCGACGCGCAGGAGGGCGCGGACTACGACGTCGACACGCTGATCAAGGTGTGGCACGAGACCAACCTCCAGGACTGGGCCCTGTGCGAGCGCGCCCAACTCGGAGTGAGATCCCGCACCTACGTGCCGGGCCCGCTCTCGAACGACGAGCAGTCCGTCATCGACTTCTACCGTTCCTACGCCGTCCTGCTCGACGCCGGAAACCCCCTCTGACCGCCCACCACCGGCACCACGCACACGACCGACAGACCGACTGACAAGGAGGGCATGATGCCCGACACCACCGACGCCGACGTCCTGGTCGTGGGAGCAGGAATACTCGGCACCTCCCTCGCCCACCACCTGCTCCTGCGCGGCGCCGGACGCGTGGTCGTGGTGGAGGCGGAGACACCGTCGGCGGCGACCTCCGGCGCCGGGGCCGGTTTCGTGGGTCTGTGGGCCGCCGGCTACGCGAACTTCCTCACGGACACCGACCTCGAACTGGAGCAGTACGGCATCGACTTCTACCGCCGGCTGGCCGAGCGGACCCCGGACATCGAGTGCCGGACCAACGGCAACCTCTACCTCGCCACCACCGAGTCCGGCTGGACCCAGTGGGTCGAACCCGTGCTTGGACATCCCCTCGCGCCCAAGGGCACACGGCAGTTGACGCCCCACGACATCGGCACGGTCACGGGCGGCGTCGTCGCGCCAGGCAGTGTGGTGGGCGGCGCCCTGCATCCGGGCGGGATCCAGATCAGCGCCGGGCGGGCGACCCGCGCCCTGGCCGCCTCGGTCCGCGAACTCGGCGGCGAGATCCGCGAACGTACGCGGGTGACGGGTCTGATCGTGTCGGACGGTGCCGTCATCGGGGCTCTTACCGACACCGGGCTGATCCGGGCCCGCCGGGTCGTCCTCGCCTGCGGGGCCTGGTCCAACGAACTGCTGCGTCCGCTCGGCCACCGCCTGCCGCTCCTGCGCATGGTCGCGACCCGGGTCGTCTCACCGCCGTCCGGAGTCCCCGACACGATGCCGACGGTCATGGTCCCGGACCTGTACGGCCTGTGGCTGCGCGCCCACCGCTCCGGCCTCACCTGGGGCAACGGGGACGGCTACAGCCCGTCGTACGAACTGGACGACGCCGTCGGCACCGAGAGCCGACCCCACTACCCCGAACTCGTCGACCGTCTCCGTGAGCGCCTCCTGCCGGGACTGCGCACCCTCGTCCCCGAGCACGACCTCTCCATCGACCGGTGGCTGCAGGGCATTCCCTGCATGACACCGGACCGCAGCTTCCTGGCCGGTGCGGTGCCGGGCGTCCCGGGGCTGTACGTCCTCGGCGGCGACAACGAGGCCGGGGTGACCCACGGCCCCGGACTCGGGCGGCTCATGGCCGAGGAGATCGACACCGGCGGCTCGGACTGGCTGGACGCGTCCCCGTACCGGCTGGACCGCTTCGAAGCGGACCGCTTCCCGACCGAGCGGGACGTCGCCGACGCGATGCCCGCCCGACGCTAGGCCACGGATCGTGCCCCTGATCCCCGACCCGGAGACCACCACCGAGGTTCCCGGCCCGGAGCCCCTTGAGGTCGTCGAGAGGTTCTTCAAGCGCGTGCGCTGCGACGCGGGTGTCACCGACGCGCTCGACCTCGACGTCTCACCCGACGGCCGCCTGATCGCCTTCACCGCGATCGTCCGGACCGCCGGTGCACCGGACGAGGCACACCACGTCGCGGTACTCGACCTGGCCACCGGAAAACTCACCCGGCCGGACCGCGGCCGACGGCCGCGCTGGACGCGGGACGGCACGCGTCTCGCGTGGCTCGGCGACAGCTGGGTCGAGACGGCGCGCCACGACACCGGACCGTGGGTGGCCCGGCGGTGGCGGCTGCCCGGAGTGCCCGAGTACCTGGAGTGGCGGCCCGACGGCGGCGCCCTCCTGGTGGGGCTCGCCGAGCACGGGGCCGAGCGCTCCGACGTCGACGGATCGGGACGGCTGCCCGGCGGCCCGCCGGACGACCCGGGCAGCCCCGTGGTGAGCGTGGGCCGGGACGCGGCACCCGGCCGTGGCCTGTGGCTGGTCGACCCCGGCGGCGGCACGCCGGTCCAGGTGTCGCCCGCCGACCGCACGGTCTGGCAGGCGGCGTGGGCCGGATCGTCGGCGATCGTGTGCGTCGTCTCGCACGGCGCGACCGAATCCGACTGGTACGAGGCCGAGTTGGCGCTCCTCGATCCGCGTGCGGGCGCGGTCCGTACCCTGCTGAGCCCGGGTACCCAGATCGGGTTTCCGGCCGCGAACCCGTCCGGTTCGCTGGTCTCCGCGGTCGTCGGGGCGATGAGCGACCGCGGTCTGTACGGCGGTGATCTCGTCGTCCTCCGCGCGGCCGACGGCGAGGCCACGGCCGTGGACACCGCCGGTGTGGACGTGACCTGCGCGCGATGGGAGAGCGAGGACACCGTCGTGTTCGCCGGGCTCCGCGGCCTGGACACGGT
This region includes:
- a CDS encoding FAD-binding oxidoreductase, giving the protein MPDTTDADVLVVGAGILGTSLAHHLLLRGAGRVVVVEAETPSAATSGAGAGFVGLWAAGYANFLTDTDLELEQYGIDFYRRLAERTPDIECRTNGNLYLATTESGWTQWVEPVLGHPLAPKGTRQLTPHDIGTVTGGVVAPGSVVGGALHPGGIQISAGRATRALAASVRELGGEIRERTRVTGLIVSDGAVIGALTDTGLIRARRVVLACGAWSNELLRPLGHRLPLLRMVATRVVSPPSGVPDTMPTVMVPDLYGLWLRAHRSGLTWGNGDGYSPSYELDDAVGTESRPHYPELVDRLRERLLPGLRTLVPEHDLSIDRWLQGIPCMTPDRSFLAGAVPGVPGLYVLGGDNEAGVTHGPGLGRLMAEEIDTGGSDWLDASPYRLDRFEADRFPTERDVADAMPARR
- a CDS encoding aromatic ring-hydroxylating dioxygenase subunit alpha codes for the protein MTTTTEPALRYSRIVREHIDRGEGVPRELYLSDELYAEELTRIFQRSWLLAGHESQLAEPGQYVTVESGSESVVVTRTRGGTLAAFSNVCRHRGARLVDAGCGVARRFVCPYHQWTYRLDGSLQGAPRMPDGFNPAAHPLPTAQVEVWHGLVFVNLGDSPAQSLADLLGTGADLMRTFDIAGTRIAHTITYEVAANWKIVWENAQECYHCNANHPELLKTFDVGGLNQDDYREAELVASADRRVQHGRFPMRSGALSLTLDGGYASRKPLGDFADGHAPYTAAIHLKPSFALVACPDYAVVLAERPLAIDRTEIRMSWLVRADAQEGADYDVDTLIKVWHETNLQDWALCERAQLGVRSRTYVPGPLSNDEQSVIDFYRSYAVLLDAGNPL